TTGTATCGGCATCTCTGATCGTAGATAATCTATGAGCAATGATAAAGCTTGTACGCCCTCTCATCAGTTTTTCCATAGCTTGTTGTATTAATGTTTCTGTACGAGTGTCCACAGAACTTGTTGCCTCATCCAAAATTAAAATTTTTGGATCTGCAAGGAAAGCCCTTGCGATTGTTATTAATTGTCTTTGACCTTGAGATAGGTTCGAGGCTTCCTCATCTATTACTGTGTTGTAGCCATGCGGTAAGGTTCTGACGAAATGATCTACATACGCCGCTTTAGCAGCTTGGATGATCTCTTCATCAGATGCATCTTCTTTACCGTATGCGATATTTTCCTTTATCGTGCCTCCAAATAGCCAGGTGTCTTGAAGCACCATACCAAAGTTTTTTCTGAGATCCGATCTTCTCATTTGCCTAATGTCAATACCATCCAAGGTAATCCTTCCACCTGTGACATCGTAAAATCTCATCAAAAGGTTTACAAGTGTTGTTTTTCCCGCACCTGTTGGTCCTACTATCGCGACGTTTTCCCCAGGTTGAACGGTTAAGTTCATTTCTTCTATCAAAGGTTTTTTAGGGTCATAACTGAAAGATACATTCTCAAAGACTATCCTTCCTTCTACTTCAGGTAATTCTATAGGATCGATTGGATCTGGAACTTCGTCTTCTTCATCTAAGAGTTCAAATACTCTTTCTGCAGAAGCGATAGTTGATTGTAAAATATTTATAATATTGGCTGTTTGAACTATCGGTTGCGTGAACATTCTTGAATACTGTATAAATGCTTGTACATCCCCTAGTGTCATCATACCGTTAGCTACTCTAAGTCCACCAATAACACTGACAAGTACGTAGTTAAGATTGTTCAGAAAAGCTATTGAAGGTCTTATTATACCTGATATGAATTGAGATTTGAAACTTGCTTGATATAATCTAGCATTTTCATTGTCGAATGTTTCTTTTACATCTTTTTGTCTGTTGAAAACCTTTACAATGTTATGGCCTGAATAAGTTTCCTCCACATGACCGTTGAGTTTACCTGTACTGTCCCATTGAGTTTCAAACTGTTTCTGGGATCTTTTCACAATGAACATTGTTACAATTAGAGATAAGGGAATCAAAGTCAGGGCGATTAACGTAAGTAAAGGACTTATCGTTAGCATCATGACGATCACGCCAATTATAGTAACAAACGCTGTTATAATCTGTGTGAGAGTTTGTTGGAGCGTTCTTCCTATATTATCAATATCGTTGGTTACCCTACTGAGAATATCACCGTGGGAATGACTGTCAAAATATTTAAGTGGAAGTTTTGATAGTTTGTTGTCAACTTCTTTTCTGAGGTTATAGATAGATTTTTGCGAGACACCTGCCATCAGATATTGCTGTAACCAATTGAACAGGGCAGATAAGCCGTAAATTCCCAATAGGGTTAATAAGATTTGTATTAGTCTGTTATAATTCACTCCTTGGCCTGGGACTATGTTCATCGGTCCAATCATTTCGGCAATTTGATCATTTCCCGAGAGTTTAAGCATTTGGATAGCTTCTTCTTTTGTCGTATTTTCAGGCATATTTTTGCTTATTATACCTTCGAATAACACATTAGTGGCGTTTCCCATAAGCTTAGGGGCTGTTATCATAAAGATCGTAGCCAGGACGGCAAAAGAAATAACGAACAAAATCGGTACCAATTGTGGTCTTAAATATCCAAGTAGTCTTTTTAATGAACCCCAAAAATTTTTTGGTTTTTCGACAGGAGTTGCTCCTCCTCGTCTACCCATTCCCATTCCCATAGGTTGTTTGTTAGATTTGTTAGAAGTTTTTGTATTATGGGAACTCATGCTGTTTCCTCCTCTGGTAACTGGGACTTTACAATTTCTCTATACACTTCGCATGATTGCATAAGTTCAGAATGTTTTCCTTGCCCAGCGATCGTTCCGTCATCGTTTAAAACGATTATCAAATCGGCATCCAGTATTGTGGTTACTCTTTGAGCCACTATTATAACTGTTGCGTTTTTAGTCTCTTTCTTTAAGGCTTCACGAAGGTTCGCATCGGTTCGGTTATCCAACGCAGAGAAACTATCGTCGAATATGTA
The genomic region above belongs to Petrotoga olearia DSM 13574 and contains:
- a CDS encoding ABC transporter ATP-binding protein, whose translation is MSSHNTKTSNKSNKQPMGMGMGRRGGATPVEKPKNFWGSLKRLLGYLRPQLVPILFVISFAVLATIFMITAPKLMGNATNVLFEGIISKNMPENTTKEEAIQMLKLSGNDQIAEMIGPMNIVPGQGVNYNRLIQILLTLLGIYGLSALFNWLQQYLMAGVSQKSIYNLRKEVDNKLSKLPLKYFDSHSHGDILSRVTNDIDNIGRTLQQTLTQIITAFVTIIGVIVMMLTISPLLTLIALTLIPLSLIVTMFIVKRSQKQFETQWDSTGKLNGHVEETYSGHNIVKVFNRQKDVKETFDNENARLYQASFKSQFISGIIRPSIAFLNNLNYVLVSVIGGLRVANGMMTLGDVQAFIQYSRMFTQPIVQTANIINILQSTIASAERVFELLDEEDEVPDPIDPIELPEVEGRIVFENVSFSYDPKKPLIEEMNLTVQPGENVAIVGPTGAGKTTLVNLLMRFYDVTGGRITLDGIDIRQMRRSDLRKNFGMVLQDTWLFGGTIKENIAYGKEDASDEEIIQAAKAAYVDHFVRTLPHGYNTVIDEEASNLSQGQRQLITIARAFLADPKILILDEATSSVDTRTETLIQQAMEKLMRGRTSFIIAHRLSTIRDADTILVMDHGSIVETGNHEELMKNKGFYYNLYMSQFSGIDLKKQLKDSKTSEENTASVKS